The following is a genomic window from Candidatus Poribacteria bacterium.
TAGATTCGGCTTACGTAAACGTATTGTCTTAGATGTCGCAGGCACCCAGCTACCTTTCATGACTTGGTCAACCGGACAGAGAGAATTCGCCCCTCTCCTATTAGGACTATATTGGTTAATGCCTTCCGGGAAAGTACAGAAGAAAGATAACATTAATTGGGTTATCATTGAAGAACCGGAGATGGGTTTACATCCCCAAGCGATTTCAGCACTCCTTCTTATTTTTTTGGAGCTGCTAAGGCGAGGCTACAAAGTCATCGTTTCTACGCATTCATCCCAAATTTTAGAACTTATCTGGGCGATTCGATTCATTTCTAAATCAAATTCTGCTCCAACACGATTAAGACAGTTGTTGGATTTGAATGCAAATGCCTATTCTAAAGACCTCACGGAGACAATCTTGAATGAAAAAACTTTCAAAACCTATTATTTTTCTCGTCAGGAGAGTATTGTGAACGTCAAAGACATTTCAACGTTAGACGCTGAACATCCGGATGAAGCCGTATCGGATTGGGGTGGGCTTACACTATTTAGTACGAAGTCTGCTGATATTGTCACAAGAGCCGTGTCGGAGAGTGAACTTTGAATTTTACTGAGGCTATTCAGAGTATTCCAGAAATTGCCGAATGTCTAAAAAATGGGTTGCAGGC
Proteins encoded in this region:
- a CDS encoding AAA family ATPase; the protein is MKNLKLTSLGQIPKADITFGDLTVFVGEQASGKSILLQLVKLILDAGDITQTLKKNGFDWQKKAENFLSLYFGEGMETIWNKNETKVTVDTVDFTPRKALSKRKKSENLFLIPAHRVVTLKDGWPRAFTDYATSDPYVVKEFSEELRLLMEAGLGTGKGPIFPQVGRMNKTLRDAIGKSIFGDAEIRLDRFGLRKRIVLDVAGTQLPFMTWSTGQREFAPLLLGLYWLMPSGKVQKKDNINWVIIEEPEMGLHPQAISALLLIFLELLRRGYKVIVSTHSSQILELIWAIRFISKSNSAPTRLRQLLDLNANAYSKDLTETILNEKTFKTYYFSRQESIVNVKDISTLDAEHPDEAVSDWGGLTLFSTKSADIVTRAVSESEL